A stretch of the Sulfurospirillum sp. UCH001 genome encodes the following:
- the aroC gene encoding chorismate synthase, with the protein MSSNTFGRHFSFTTFGESHGRALGCIVDGVPAGLEIDESFIQSELDRRKPGQNKYATARKEGDKIEILSGVFEGKSTGTPIAMVIFNENQKSGDYDSVKDLFRPGHADFTYFHKYGIRDYRGGGRSSARETAARVAAGAIAKLLLASLSIKVQSGICAIGGIEAKSYDFSRVSESEIYALDASVEEAQKEAILTAKNAHDSVGGVALVQIIGAPIGLGEPIYYKLDALLAEAMMGINGVKGVEIGEGFGASSLTGSKNNDAITKKGFVTNHSGGILGGMSNGDTISCKVYFKPTPSIFISQETIDKEGNELTCNLKGRHDPCIAVRGSVVAESMAALVIADLLLLNLGANMEHIKRVYN; encoded by the coding sequence ATGAGCAGCAATACATTTGGAAGACATTTTAGTTTTACGACATTTGGAGAATCACACGGCAGAGCGCTAGGCTGTATCGTCGATGGTGTACCTGCAGGTTTAGAGATCGATGAGAGTTTTATTCAAAGCGAGCTAGATAGAAGAAAACCAGGTCAGAACAAATACGCAACAGCCCGAAAAGAGGGCGATAAAATTGAAATCTTAAGCGGTGTTTTTGAGGGTAAAAGTACAGGCACACCGATTGCTATGGTGATTTTTAATGAAAATCAAAAAAGCGGTGACTATGACAGTGTCAAAGACCTTTTCCGTCCAGGTCACGCAGATTTTACCTATTTTCACAAATATGGCATCAGAGATTATCGTGGTGGTGGGCGCTCGAGTGCTAGAGAGACCGCAGCACGCGTAGCAGCTGGTGCGATTGCTAAGTTACTTCTTGCTTCTTTATCCATAAAAGTTCAAAGTGGTATTTGCGCGATTGGTGGCATCGAAGCAAAAAGCTATGATTTTTCACGTGTGAGTGAGAGTGAGATTTATGCGTTAGATGCTAGTGTAGAAGAAGCCCAAAAAGAGGCTATTTTAACCGCTAAGAACGCACATGACTCCGTAGGTGGTGTAGCGCTTGTACAAATCATTGGCGCTCCTATAGGTCTGGGTGAGCCGATTTACTATAAACTTGATGCTCTTTTAGCCGAAGCGATGATGGGCATCAATGGCGTTAAAGGAGTTGAAATCGGTGAAGGCTTTGGTGCCTCTTCACTGACAGGTTCAAAAAATAATGACGCAATCACAAAAAAAGGATTTGTAACCAACCATAGCGGTGGCATTTTAGGTGGCATGAGCAATGGAGATACCATTAGCTGTAAAGTTTATTTTAAACCTACCCCTTCTATTTTTATTTCGCAAGAGACGATTGACAAAGAGGGTAACGAACTAACCTGCAATCTCAAAGGAAGACATGACCCGTGCATTGCCGTACGTGGCAGTGTGGTTGCTGAGTCTATGGCTGCTTTGGTGATAGCAGATCTTCTTTTACTGAACCTTGGCGCTAACATGGAACACATCAAACGTGTGTATAATTGA
- the feoB gene encoding ferrous iron transport protein B has product MKKIVIALVGQPNVGKSHLANAISGSNLKIGNFAGVTVEKATARLSTEDFSIEFIDLPGLYSLEDFSADEKVTKDFLLKGEYDLILNVIDSTNLERNLMLTTELMELQKKMVIALNMDDEAIKEGINIDSDAMSKILSLPCIRVSSKLKTNIELLVEKILDVTKNPLVEPKLIYSDEVEEQLQTIVRFLDDKHFCAPNGLTNRHIAVGLLWQKKDVYALMHEQPLYVELHPILNNALGHVYMYSQCDDIEEVINRQHTAFSAGLSAEVVSVSKSKNRNLTQKIDTILIHKLFGLPIFIFLMWGLFQLTFTLGEIPMGWIEDSFGWLGETIGMSITNEALKSLIVDGIIAGVGSVIMFLPNIMILFLGIALLETTGYMSRAAFLLDGFFHRFGLHGKSFVPLVTGFGCSVPAYMAARTLKNKKDRLLTMFIIGFMSCGARLPVYVLFAGAFFEESMAGNVLFGIYIVGALLGLIAAKILRVTAFKGEDEPFVMEMPKYRLPSLRLLWFVVYSKSIMYIKKAGTFILLASMLIWFISAYPKNSVIEAEYTTKIEALQAQLEEASSTQKDEAADEEKAINEAKPTEEVAANSDVKEPASIENAITALENEKREKLVENTYLGIMGKAIEPAFAPLGFDWKMGVATLSGLAAKEVIVSTLGVLYSLGDKVSEDDNSLREIIASNMSIASAMAFIVFVMVYLPCLAATAVFAKEAESARYTVYLVIFTFATAWILAFITYNVILLFS; this is encoded by the coding sequence GTGAAAAAAATTGTTATCGCTCTTGTTGGGCAACCCAATGTTGGTAAGAGTCATCTTGCCAATGCTATTAGTGGTTCAAATCTCAAAATCGGAAATTTTGCTGGTGTTACCGTTGAAAAAGCAACAGCCCGCTTGAGTACTGAGGATTTTTCAATTGAATTTATCGATCTTCCAGGTCTTTATTCTTTAGAAGATTTTTCAGCCGATGAAAAAGTAACAAAAGACTTTTTACTCAAAGGCGAATACGACCTCATTCTCAACGTTATTGACTCTACGAATTTAGAGCGTAATTTAATGCTCACAACAGAGCTCATGGAACTGCAAAAGAAGATGGTTATAGCCCTGAATATGGATGATGAAGCCATTAAAGAAGGTATTAATATCGATTCAGATGCAATGAGCAAAATCCTCTCTCTTCCATGTATACGTGTTTCATCAAAATTAAAAACAAACATTGAACTTCTTGTTGAGAAAATTTTGGATGTCACTAAAAATCCTTTAGTCGAACCAAAATTAATTTACAGTGATGAAGTAGAAGAACAATTACAAACCATTGTTCGCTTTTTAGATGATAAGCATTTCTGCGCACCAAATGGTCTTACAAATCGTCACATCGCGGTAGGCCTTTTATGGCAAAAAAAAGATGTCTATGCACTTATGCATGAACAACCTCTTTATGTAGAACTTCACCCTATCCTCAATAACGCACTAGGTCATGTTTATATGTATTCACAATGCGATGATATTGAAGAAGTTATCAACCGTCAACATACCGCTTTTTCAGCAGGACTAAGTGCAGAAGTTGTGAGCGTAAGCAAAAGTAAAAATAGAAATCTCACGCAAAAGATTGATACGATCTTAATTCATAAACTTTTTGGTCTTCCTATTTTTATCTTTTTAATGTGGGGTCTTTTCCAATTAACATTTACGCTCGGTGAAATCCCTATGGGTTGGATCGAAGATAGCTTTGGCTGGTTAGGTGAAACCATTGGTATGTCTATCACCAATGAGGCATTAAAATCACTCATCGTTGATGGAATTATCGCCGGTGTTGGCAGTGTTATTATGTTCTTACCAAACATTATGATTCTTTTCTTGGGAATCGCACTTCTTGAGACAACAGGATATATGTCAAGAGCAGCCTTCTTGTTAGATGGATTTTTTCACAGGTTTGGGTTACATGGTAAAAGTTTTGTACCTTTGGTTACAGGTTTTGGATGTTCTGTTCCTGCATACATGGCAGCACGTACTCTTAAAAATAAAAAAGATCGTCTTCTTACCATGTTTATTATCGGTTTTATGAGTTGTGGCGCGCGCCTTCCTGTGTATGTTCTTTTTGCTGGTGCTTTCTTTGAAGAGAGCATGGCAGGAAACGTACTGTTTGGTATTTATATCGTAGGTGCTCTTTTAGGACTTATTGCGGCTAAAATTTTACGTGTGACTGCCTTTAAAGGCGAAGATGAACCTTTTGTTATGGAAATGCCAAAATACCGTCTTCCAAGTTTAAGACTTCTTTGGTTTGTTGTCTACTCAAAATCCATTATGTACATTAAAAAAGCGGGAACGTTTATTCTTTTAGCATCTATGCTTATTTGGTTCATTAGCGCATACCCAAAAAATAGCGTGATAGAAGCAGAATATACAACCAAAATTGAAGCACTTCAAGCACAACTAGAAGAAGCCTCTTCTACTCAAAAAGATGAAGCAGCGGATGAAGAAAAAGCCATAAATGAGGCAAAACCTACTGAAGAGGTTGCTGCTAATTCAGACGTGAAAGAACCTGCTTCTATTGAAAATGCTATCACAGCACTTGAGAATGAGAAACGTGAGAAATTAGTTGAAAACACCTATCTTGGTATCATGGGAAAAGCGATTGAGCCTGCATTCGCACCTCTTGGATTCGACTGGAAAATGGGTGTTGCAACACTCAGTGGTTTGGCGGCAAAAGAGGTTATCGTTTCAACACTGGGTGTTCTTTATTCATTGGGTGACAAAGTTTCAGAAGATGACAATTCGCTTCGTGAGATTATCGCTTCCAATATGAGTATTGCGTCCGCGATGGCATTTATCGTTTTTGTTATGGTCTACTTACCATGCCTAGCAGCAACAGCTGTTTTTGCCAAAGAGGCAGAGAGTGCACGTTATACCGTCTATCTTGTTATCTTTACGTTTGCAACAGCGTGGATACTTGCATTTATCACCTATAACGTCATTTTATTGTTTAGTTAA
- a CDS encoding ribonuclease HII translates to MLCGIDEAGRGCLAGPLVVAGAILKEPILGLNDSKQLSEKQREAYFEILQNKAEFKIVFCDHIMVDTKGLSACLKYAIETIKSHFNGHDILMDGNCNFGVQGINTMVKADAKVPEVSAASILAKVSRDRYMCEISSRYPLYEFEKHKGYGSALHVEKIKAFGYCEIHRKSFKLKSLSQPSLF, encoded by the coding sequence ATGTTATGTGGTATTGATGAAGCAGGGCGTGGCTGTTTAGCTGGACCTCTTGTAGTTGCAGGAGCTATTTTAAAAGAGCCTATTTTAGGGCTTAATGACTCCAAACAGCTCAGTGAAAAACAACGCGAAGCCTATTTTGAAATCCTACAAAACAAAGCAGAATTTAAAATCGTTTTTTGTGATCATATAATGGTAGATACCAAAGGGTTAAGTGCTTGTCTTAAATACGCCATCGAAACCATAAAATCACACTTCAATGGACATGATATCTTGATGGATGGTAACTGTAATTTTGGTGTACAAGGTATTAACACGATGGTCAAAGCGGATGCAAAAGTACCTGAAGTCAGTGCAGCTAGCATTTTAGCCAAAGTCAGCCGTGATAGGTACATGTGTGAAATCTCTTCAAGGTATCCTCTTTATGAGTTTGAAAAGCATAAAGGATATGGAAGTGCCCTGCATGTAGAAAAAATTAAGGCGTTTGGGTATTGTGAAATACATCGAAAAAGCTTTAAGCTCAAATCTCTCTCACAACCTTCTCTTTTTTAA
- the dnaG gene encoding DNA primase — protein sequence MIDKTSIENLKQRLDIVDIVGSYLELKKNGANYKCICPFHNDTTPSLVVSPSKQIYHCFACGAGGDSIKFVMEYEKLTYPETIEKLANMVNFSLTYTTNEGVKKEDRKLMETLNLFYVKQLDKTPFAKEYLAKRGISEASIEKFEIGYAPASFATLDFLSSRGYAMSESIEYGVAGIGESNQPYARFIERVTFPIYTPSNRLVGFGGRTLSNHPAKYVNSPQTKHFNKSQLLYGYHLAKESIHKRKKIIITEGYLDVIMLHQAGFTHAVATLGTALTNEHIPLITRGDPEVIVAYDGDDAGINAALKASLLLSGHGIKGGVVLFGNGMDPADMVQNNLIDALNHLFRTPQPFIEFALERMVKKYNLKDPLAKQQALNEAMSYLKTLPQAIQESYTGMLSEKLGLHHNLVKIQTHQKPQRLDKKERVFEDMLELTIIKTILSEPSLIDTVLDTIDSSMFKTHQEEFSLLLENQFEHPKLRRIMLWEDIKVYDEKALIASMVAFLYHYYNEKFQEIRMAKELSYDKKQFLIRKIQEKMMKLKQGELVPYESISTL from the coding sequence ATGATAGATAAAACATCCATAGAAAACCTCAAACAACGACTTGATATTGTTGATATTGTCGGCTCCTATTTGGAGCTGAAAAAAAATGGTGCAAACTATAAATGCATATGCCCTTTTCACAACGATACAACACCTAGCCTTGTTGTTAGTCCATCAAAACAGATTTACCATTGTTTTGCCTGTGGTGCAGGTGGAGACAGCATCAAATTCGTCATGGAATATGAAAAGCTAACTTACCCTGAAACCATTGAAAAATTGGCGAATATGGTTAACTTCTCACTCACCTATACAACTAATGAAGGTGTCAAAAAAGAAGATCGTAAACTGATGGAGACGCTCAATCTTTTTTATGTCAAACAGCTCGACAAAACACCTTTTGCCAAAGAATATCTCGCTAAACGAGGCATTTCTGAGGCTTCAATTGAAAAGTTTGAAATAGGCTATGCACCAGCCTCATTTGCGACACTTGATTTCTTAAGTAGTCGTGGTTATGCTATGAGTGAAAGCATCGAGTATGGTGTAGCAGGCATTGGGGAAAGCAATCAACCCTATGCGCGATTCATAGAACGGGTGACTTTTCCTATCTACACGCCGAGCAACAGACTTGTTGGCTTTGGAGGGCGCACCCTTTCTAATCATCCTGCAAAATATGTCAATTCGCCTCAAACTAAGCATTTTAATAAATCACAACTGCTCTATGGATACCACCTTGCAAAAGAGAGTATTCATAAACGAAAAAAAATCATCATTACCGAGGGTTACCTCGATGTCATCATGCTGCATCAAGCAGGATTTACCCATGCAGTGGCAACGCTTGGAACGGCGCTGACCAACGAGCATATACCTCTCATAACCAGAGGAGACCCTGAAGTGATTGTGGCTTATGATGGCGATGATGCGGGTATCAATGCAGCGCTTAAAGCCTCATTGCTTTTAAGCGGTCATGGTATAAAGGGAGGCGTTGTTCTTTTTGGCAACGGGATGGACCCTGCCGATATGGTACAAAATAACCTTATTGATGCACTCAATCATCTTTTTCGTACACCGCAGCCTTTCATTGAGTTTGCATTAGAGCGTATGGTTAAAAAGTACAACCTCAAAGATCCTTTAGCCAAACAACAAGCGCTCAATGAGGCAATGAGTTATCTTAAAACTCTTCCACAGGCGATTCAAGAAAGCTACACTGGTATGCTCTCTGAAAAACTGGGGTTGCATCACAATTTGGTGAAAATTCAAACGCACCAAAAACCTCAAAGACTCGATAAAAAAGAGCGTGTGTTTGAAGATATGTTGGAGCTTACCATCATCAAAACAATCCTCAGTGAGCCAAGTCTCATTGACACCGTTCTTGATACCATCGATAGCTCTATGTTCAAAACACACCAAGAGGAGTTTTCACTTCTTTTGGAGAATCAATTTGAACATCCAAAACTCAGGCGCATTATGCTGTGGGAAGATATTAAGGTGTACGATGAAAAGGCATTGATAGCGTCAATGGTGGCATTTTTATACCACTATTACAATGAAAAATTCCAAGAGATTAGAATGGCGAAAGAGCTGAGTTATGATAAAAAACAGTTCTTGATCCGAAAAATTCAAGAAAAAATGATGAAATTAAAACAAGGTGAATTGGTTCCATATGAAAGCATTAGTACTCTATAG
- a CDS encoding FeoA family protein — MVDLSQINKNQKVLIKQIHAQHTLKKRLYSLGLGVGKEIEVVETSLQKNTIKVALGFSSVALRFDEAKMIEVEAFA; from the coding sequence ATGGTAGATTTATCGCAAATCAATAAAAACCAAAAAGTGCTAATCAAACAAATTCATGCACAGCACACTTTAAAAAAACGTCTCTATTCGCTTGGCCTTGGTGTGGGTAAAGAGATTGAAGTTGTCGAAACAAGTCTTCAAAAAAATACTATTAAAGTCGCTTTAGGCTTTAGTTCTGTGGCATTGCGTTTTGATGAAGCAAAAATGATAGAAGTGGAGGCTTTCGCGTGA
- a CDS encoding tetratricopeptide repeat protein, with protein sequence MDNFFIAYRDPLFGVIILFAIVFVISFSNYWWGVFKSKEEKQSIDKFVKKFEIVTDENEYKKLLEDASIPLESLALLAHAYAKSGDYEKAINIYLVTLKRVKGKDEKQYLLSTLGKTYFKAGFLRRSSEVFLESLRLHPRNEESLKYLTVAYEQLQEYAKAEEVLDSLEELGAKVTLQRTYLQALATIKESRLKESEKIQKLLELCHIAPFLKRKVFEYMQENGIKIEASFFETLPFKNMIDLLWYIDPMVYSIVDSKDPLVQQVAMARGLIPYKETEQETPFALDVLGKLHNIGYTKAGLGFEYLCFECKQVFPIHFYRCPHCQSIDTVTIQTTLIKADDEENISFL encoded by the coding sequence TTGGATAATTTTTTTATAGCGTATCGCGATCCTCTTTTTGGTGTCATCATTTTGTTTGCGATTGTCTTTGTGATCTCTTTTTCCAACTATTGGTGGGGAGTGTTCAAAAGCAAAGAAGAGAAGCAAAGTATCGATAAATTTGTTAAAAAATTTGAGATTGTCACCGATGAAAACGAGTATAAAAAGCTTTTAGAAGATGCTTCTATTCCCCTTGAATCATTAGCTTTGCTTGCGCATGCATATGCAAAAAGCGGTGATTATGAAAAAGCGATCAATATTTATCTGGTGACACTGAAGCGTGTTAAAGGAAAAGATGAAAAGCAGTATCTGCTTTCTACGCTTGGAAAAACGTATTTTAAGGCAGGCTTTCTAAGACGCAGCTCAGAAGTTTTTTTAGAATCTCTACGCCTACATCCACGCAACGAAGAGTCTTTAAAGTATCTCACCGTAGCCTACGAACAACTTCAAGAGTACGCTAAGGCTGAGGAGGTTCTTGATTCACTGGAAGAACTAGGCGCAAAAGTGACTCTTCAAAGAACCTATCTGCAAGCACTCGCTACCATTAAAGAGAGCCGTCTAAAAGAGAGTGAAAAAATTCAAAAACTCTTAGAGCTCTGCCATATAGCACCTTTTTTAAAACGAAAAGTGTTTGAGTACATGCAAGAAAATGGCATTAAAATTGAAGCTTCTTTTTTTGAGACCTTGCCGTTTAAAAATATGATCGATCTTTTATGGTATATCGATCCGATGGTTTATAGCATTGTTGACTCAAAAGATCCATTGGTACAGCAAGTTGCTATGGCACGTGGACTTATTCCTTATAAAGAAACAGAACAAGAAACACCATTCGCACTGGATGTTCTTGGAAAACTTCATAACATTGGTTATACCAAAGCAGGGCTTGGTTTTGAGTATCTCTGTTTTGAGTGTAAACAGGTTTTTCCGATCCATTTTTACAGATGCCCTCACTGTCAAAGCATCGATACTGTAACGATTCAAACAACACTCATTAAAGCTGACGATGAAGAAAATATCTCTTTTCTGTGA
- a CDS encoding chemotaxis protein CheC produces the protein MTKHYFNPQQEDVLKELINVSFGLSASLIGDMLDNHAKLHIPEISSIDIHNLDDKIIEVLEEEYEFYLTKQRFLGSFNGEVLFVFNSYSARAFCNLLLKQNVEDEGDIKSSIMELTNIITSACIGKFCEIIHGETIFKVPSIEKREISEMDKYDKIEGYDNVIVIKTALDIEKENILGHMFILLNNEMLEHLKSTIDKL, from the coding sequence ATGACAAAACACTATTTTAATCCACAGCAGGAAGATGTTTTAAAAGAGCTGATTAATGTCTCATTTGGACTTTCAGCTTCTTTAATTGGTGATATGCTTGATAATCATGCCAAACTTCATATTCCTGAGATTTCGAGTATAGATATTCATAATCTAGACGATAAAATTATCGAAGTTTTGGAAGAGGAATATGAATTTTATCTAACCAAGCAACGATTCCTTGGCTCGTTCAATGGTGAAGTGCTTTTCGTTTTTAACAGTTATTCTGCACGAGCGTTTTGCAATCTTCTCCTGAAACAAAATGTAGAAGATGAAGGCGATATTAAATCTTCCATTATGGAGTTGACCAATATTATCACCTCTGCGTGTATCGGCAAATTCTGCGAGATTATCCATGGTGAAACCATTTTTAAAGTTCCATCCATTGAAAAACGCGAAATTTCTGAAATGGACAAATACGATAAAATTGAAGGATATGACAATGTTATTGTCATTAAAACAGCGCTTGATATTGAAAAAGAGAATATTTTAGGGCATATGTTTATTCTTCTCAACAACGAGATGCTTGAGCATCTTAAAAGTACTATTGATAAGTTATAA
- a CDS encoding argininosuccinate synthase domain-containing protein, translating into MKALVLYSGGLDSMLAMKLLTNQGIEVIALHINIGFGVKEDHFETLKRRAEIAGATLEVIDVRDEYLQKVLFSPKYGYGKQFNPCIDCHGFMFSVAKSLLPRYGASFIATGEVVGQRPMSQNKDALRLVKKIADDIDEDLILRPLCALVMDETKPEREGWVDRSKLLGINGRGRHAQLALAKELGWEDYPSPAGGCLLTDVQFSARLRDFVAHDDFAKEDIEILKNGRHFRLPDGAKLVIGRNEKENEILEALKNPKFTLLHVNEAMSAPSSLLSHNASSADEALACRIVMTFTKALPTQNYALCIGEKIVQATPFESKDDAKKYLI; encoded by the coding sequence ATGAAAGCATTAGTACTCTATAGTGGCGGGCTTGATAGCATGCTCGCTATGAAACTTTTAACAAATCAAGGCATCGAGGTGATTGCCTTGCATATTAACATTGGATTTGGTGTCAAAGAAGACCATTTTGAAACGCTTAAGCGACGCGCAGAAATTGCAGGTGCAACCCTAGAAGTCATCGATGTGCGTGACGAATACCTTCAAAAAGTGCTTTTTAGCCCAAAATACGGCTATGGTAAACAGTTCAATCCCTGCATTGATTGTCATGGGTTTATGTTCAGTGTTGCAAAATCGCTTCTACCACGCTATGGCGCTTCTTTTATCGCAACAGGAGAAGTCGTGGGACAGCGTCCTATGAGTCAAAATAAAGATGCGCTACGACTCGTAAAAAAGATAGCTGATGATATCGATGAAGATCTCATTCTTCGCCCTTTATGCGCTCTTGTGATGGACGAGACAAAACCTGAGCGTGAAGGATGGGTCGATCGAAGTAAACTTTTAGGTATTAATGGGCGTGGACGTCATGCACAACTTGCTTTAGCCAAAGAGTTAGGCTGGGAAGATTATCCAAGCCCAGCAGGTGGATGTTTGCTCACAGACGTTCAATTTAGTGCACGTTTGCGCGATTTTGTGGCCCATGACGACTTTGCAAAAGAAGATATCGAAATACTGAAAAATGGCAGACATTTCAGACTGCCCGATGGTGCAAAACTTGTCATTGGGCGCAATGAAAAAGAAAATGAGATCCTAGAAGCGTTGAAAAATCCAAAATTTACTCTTCTGCACGTCAATGAAGCGATGAGTGCCCCTTCTTCTTTGCTCAGCCACAATGCCTCAAGCGCAGATGAAGCCCTCGCCTGTCGTATTGTAATGACATTTACAAAAGCCCTTCCTACGCAAAATTATGCACTTTGCATTGGTGAGAAAATAGTACAAGCAACACCTTTTGAAAGTAAGGATGATGCTAAAAAATATCTTATATAG
- the rnc gene encoding ribonuclease III yields the protein MQKRLEALQKRLGYQFRDQNLIIEALTHKSSKQPYNNERLEFLGDAVLDLIVGEYLYHEFTEVAEGELSKLRASLVNEKSFEKLARLLHLGEYIYISLAEENNNGREKPSLLSNAFEAIIGALYLEAGLEKAKNLAIALLEEAYPKIDMDAIFRDHKTTLQELTQAHFGMTPEYRLVRSFGPDHKKEFEIAVSVRGRDLALASGKSKKEAQQKAAMLALDILKKEIR from the coding sequence ATGCAAAAAAGACTAGAAGCGTTACAGAAGCGTTTGGGTTATCAGTTTAGAGATCAAAATCTGATAATCGAGGCACTTACGCACAAAAGTTCCAAACAACCTTACAATAACGAACGCCTAGAGTTTTTAGGTGACGCGGTACTTGATCTCATCGTTGGTGAGTATCTTTACCACGAATTTACTGAAGTAGCCGAAGGTGAACTCTCTAAACTTCGTGCTTCACTTGTCAATGAAAAAAGTTTTGAGAAACTGGCGCGCTTGCTTCATTTAGGTGAGTACATCTACATCTCGTTAGCCGAAGAAAACAACAATGGACGTGAAAAACCCTCTTTACTTTCCAATGCTTTTGAAGCGATTATTGGAGCACTTTACCTTGAAGCAGGACTTGAAAAAGCTAAAAATTTAGCGATTGCTCTTTTGGAAGAGGCGTATCCTAAAATCGATATGGATGCCATTTTTAGAGACCATAAAACGACGTTGCAAGAGTTGACGCAAGCGCATTTTGGTATGACACCAGAATATCGTTTAGTGCGCTCTTTTGGACCTGACCATAAAAAAGAGTTTGAAATAGCCGTATCGGTTCGTGGACGTGATCTGGCACTTGCGAGTGGAAAAAGCAAAAAAGAGGCGCAACAAAAAGCGGCAATGCTTGCCCTTGACATCTTAAAAAAAGAGATCAGATGA
- a CDS encoding response regulator, producing the protein MGLSNKMIFLVVDDSKISRKWLIEMIPKKIVENAEIIEGCNGEEAIALYEAHRPDVVFLDITMPIIDGFEALERIRAINPEALVVMISADRQKSTKEKVLSLGASAIISKPIDEEEFRTTLLKLVF; encoded by the coding sequence ATGGGCTTATCAAACAAAATGATTTTTTTAGTCGTAGATGATTCAAAAATATCACGTAAATGGCTTATTGAAATGATCCCAAAAAAAATCGTTGAGAATGCTGAAATTATCGAAGGTTGCAATGGTGAAGAAGCAATAGCTCTTTATGAAGCTCACCGACCTGATGTTGTCTTTTTAGATATTACCATGCCGATTATCGATGGTTTTGAAGCATTAGAGCGCATTCGTGCAATTAATCCAGAAGCCCTTGTCGTAATGATCTCAGCAGATCGTCAAAAAAGTACAAAAGAGAAAGTTTTAAGCCTTGGTGCTTCAGCCATTATTTCCAAACCTATAGACGAAGAAGAATTTAGAACAACCCTTTTAAAGTTGGTATTTTAA
- the rnhA gene encoding ribonuclease HI, which produces MKKISLFCDGSSLGNPGAGGYCAILRFGTVEKIVSGGMANVTNNQMELLAVIEGLAALKEPCDVTLISDSSYVIKGINEWLEGWRRKNFAKVKNPELWQRYLEVSKSHKVHGIWVRGHDGHVENEMCDRIAKEEATKIKSTE; this is translated from the coding sequence ATGAAGAAAATATCTCTTTTCTGTGATGGCTCCTCTCTTGGAAATCCAGGAGCAGGTGGTTATTGCGCGATTTTACGCTTTGGGACAGTAGAAAAAATCGTCAGTGGTGGAATGGCAAATGTTACCAATAACCAGATGGAACTATTAGCGGTTATCGAAGGACTCGCAGCGCTTAAAGAGCCGTGTGATGTAACACTTATCAGTGATTCGAGTTATGTCATTAAAGGGATTAACGAATGGTTAGAGGGGTGGAGGCGTAAAAACTTTGCAAAAGTGAAAAATCCAGAACTATGGCAACGTTACCTTGAAGTCTCAAAAAGTCATAAAGTTCATGGCATTTGGGTAAGAGGACACGATGGCCATGTGGAGAACGAAATGTGCGATAGAATCGCTAAAGAAGAAGCAACAAAAATTAAATCTACGGAGTAG